The Xiphophorus couchianus chromosome 6, X_couchianus-1.0, whole genome shotgun sequence genomic interval AAAAGAGTCATTCAAATGGATCATTAAAATTTGTCACGAGTTTATGTTAGCTTGTCCTCACAAAAGTAATAATGCTTTATTCATCCACATACTGTGAGCTCATTACCTGACAATCATTTCAACGACCAGAGAATGTTCAAGTAAGGATTTTCCAAGCAGTTTTACAAAGTCAATGCTATACCTGTCATAATGACATAAAAGGAGTAAAGAGACATAAACCCATTTTTACGAGATGTGCATCtattacaaacacagaagcTGTATATCACTAATTGgactaataaaaaaaggtaaatcaaTGCAATACAAATATTCTGAGCTACTTTTTTAAGAACATTTCACTACACAATATAACTCCTTGTTAAGTATCCATACCcattgaatattttcaaaaatttttaacattacaaaattttatttttgtaatttaattttacttggattttctgtaaaataatttattaacattaataaatgtaTATAGTGGTTATTGCAAATACATGTATTTGCATAGCCCTTAGCAATAACCACTAGGTtatccaaagtgctttacacaaacacaagaaataaaacaggataAAACACAAGGGATAgtagaataaattttttttttttaaatgtcttgagTCTTGATTTGAAGAGGCCCAGGTCATAGGTCAATCTTATTTCAGCCAGAAGTTTATTCTACAGTCTAGCAGGCACCACAGAGAAGGCTCGACCACCCCAGTGCTTTCATTTAGAACTGGGCTTTTCCAAAAGCCCCGATTTTCCCTTAGTGCTCAGCCATGGACACGAAcagttaaaaaaatcaaataaatacaatggCGCCAGACCATTAAgagctttaaaacaaacaataaaagtttaaaatctacCCTAAACTGAATTGGGAGCCAGTGAAGGGATTTAAGTAATGGTATGGTGTGATCATGTTTCTTAGAGCGTGTTAGGAGAAGGGTGGGAACACTCTTCTCAGGCAACTCTTAGTAAAGACTGGTTTAGAGAAGACCTGCACAAAGTAGCACATGCATCGGGtaggtaaaataaatactgaataagaaaacttttttctaataaatgtatttctataattttttgtgacattacatgTACAGCACATGTTGACAATAACCCAATTAATCATCACctacaaaaaatacattagtCCAACAGATATGGGCAGAAAATTGGAATGACACTACAGTAGACGTAATCAAAGCacttagaaaaatgtgttaaatactttgtggaaaactgttttttttgtttgtttgtttgttgttttttttggtaataaaaacTTCCAAAAGTTTCCTAATCTCACATGCATTGCTTATGTGTGACTCAacttcaaaaatactttatttaacatattgtctgtgtttttgttactATTGCTTGTAAACCACACTTAGCAAAAggtattgtttattgttttctcaattgttgactgtgtggtGTCTTGTacgactttgtatttttgtttttttctttatgacgtaaagcactttgaactgtcttgttactgaaaagtgctatacaaataaacttgatcgatcgattgattgattgattgattgatctttAAATTTGAAAGTCCTGGTACATTTCTCTGTTCATCATCACCATGAAATTTTCACCTGAAAGCATCACTTTGGGCACAGTGTTGTTGGGGTACAGAACAATCCTTTCTTCAAATATGATATGGGTAAATATCATATTTATCCATATCCAGACTGTGATTTCTTGAGCTTTaccatgtttttcttcagcagagggGTCTTATGCAGTGAGTATGCTTCTAAGATCACTGTGGTTTAGTGCCTTGCTtattgattttatgttaaaaaaaaaattaataaataataaattgccATTTTCAAGTCTTTGGCTACTGAACAactattcttatttttttgattCATCTACCAGAAAGCTTACTAGATGCACACGACAATGGCTCTCTTAAGGTGAATTAATCTACTTTCCAGATTATGGCTTCAGTGTCACCCACTGAAACattcaaaagtttacaaaagGTTGTCAGTGGCTTTGTGCACGTTTTTCTTTATGTGTTGAATCCTGTACCATTACACATtccaaaaaactaaattaactgactaatttgtttaaatttctttgtaATCCTGGGTTACAAAATTGCCAACATATAGCAGGAATTTTatctcaaataaaatgtttaaaatatatactttaatgagaaaaatatggacatgttaaacacctgtttatcAAATTGTAACTGTGAAGTGAAATATGCAtatgaaaagaaacatttcattgcAAATAAACACCTGATTCAGCCCCTCTGAGTCAGTGTCGTGTAAAATCACCTTTCTTTATGTTGATCTATCAAGTAATATCTTtattaaatagataaatacattAGGGATTGTGGTTGCAGGTGactgaaatctgaaataaatatataagtCACTGTAAGAACTTTGAGCAGAACATATAGCATTGTTCAACAACAGGATAACAACAGGACATATAACATTGCTCCAACTTTGAGTGTTACTAATCTTTTGTTatgtataaaattaaatattcaaatgcCTCTTATTGCAGTACAGAATGTTCCCTGAGAGTATCTTCTTCAACAAATGCTAAATCTTATGCTTAGCTTAGTGATAATTAAGAGATAATTAAGAACTGCAAATAACAGGTCTAGAACAAGAGAGAGGAGATATTTATTTGCTCCTCATCCTCATTCTTTCCACCATCTGGATTCTCCAGTCGTGAGTCACATACCTGTTGCTTTTTTTGCCATTTGAGATTTGCTTTAATGCAAACAGTTACACCTGTATCCCTGCTAACTTAACTCTTGTATAAGGGGTTCATTTTCACAGTTACCTTTCACATTTCCACTCCTACGAGCTCAATGCCAGCCGCATGCTGACTTATACAACGTTGAAGTCACCAGTCTGATTGCTCAACAtcatgtatttaaatttaaaaattgcagcGAAGAATGATTTTCCTGGAGCCTTTTGGCATGACAAACGATTTTCCCTGTTTGAGAAAAAGCCAAGAAACAAGAGTCTGCTGGATCTTTCAGTGGGTGTGCTTGCATTGTTTCAGATTGTTGTTCAATATGACAGCGAATCATTTATAAGTGCCTCATGCCTACATGTTTGACAGCCTTCAAAGCATAAGTCGGCATGAGGTCTGAGGCCGCAATAACTTAGACAAACCCTAATATACTCTGTTGAGAGGTTTTACATAGTTATTTTGCAAGGAATTACACAGAGTGGCCAAATGTGGTTATTTCTGggtgttttaaatcatttaatgaGTCACCTGAGAAAAGTAATCAGAAAAACTGGATGGGGTTTGAGGCAAATCAAGATTTTTTAATTGGTTCCAGTGTGAGATACTGTTCTGTTGCTCTCTTAGGTAGGTGTTGTGTGGTTTCTTGTTGCATGTTTACTCAACTGAGTGTGATCATTTATGTAATTGAAGCTCATGTTTACATTAAAGCACTTTTTTCATATTGAAAGAACTTATGGTCATCCTTTAGACCAGGAGTGCCCAAAGTCAATCGGCCTGAatcctgcgtgttttagttctctccatGGATTCACACCTGCATCAAATGaaggctcgttagaaggcctcagaagaacattgacatgctgaaaagattgtcactaccaccagggagagaactaaaacatgcaggatgccggccctcaaggaccaactttgggcacccctgctttagacCTTCCGGTTTAGGTGGATGTCTTGGCAGGTTCCACCTGTTTCCACTCTTCCTTTGACTTGACCAGTTCTCCATAAGATGTCATAAACTTGGTGGTTTTAAACTCTAGTCCTATTTTAAATGTCTCCATTTTCTTATGGACCTTTCCGCTGCGTTCCTTGGtgttcatgatgctgtttttcCGCTGACGTTTTctagcaaacctctgaggccttcacagagcagctggatttaaaCAGAGAGGAAGTTACACAGAAATTAACTCCATTTACTAAATAGATGGCTTCTGAAGGCCATTGGATTCACTAAATGTCTTTGACGATATCAACGAAAATGGGGCTGAATTTATAGTCATATTGAATTCGTTAGAATGCATGCCGATGAAGCATTAAATATTCTCCTATGAAAGGTTTTCAAACATCAATCTGTGTTAACATGTTTCACTTAGAGAATTGAGTTACTgcaattaattatattttcaatatttttctaattaattaaatatgaatgtATATGCcactatttttacatttttatttttgataaaataaagtattattttcttgttcttcaAGAGTTAGTTGTGAcagaatgtatttataaaattagCTATTATTATAAATAGCTGTCTGCATTTGATGAGTGCTTCTTCCAGTTAAGTAATATTGAATGTATTTTCAGATAGTTGCAATTTGGTGATATACAGGTATAAAATGCTCTGTTTTGCATAAtagaataatatttaagcacacaactgttatcttTAAGGTTCTGTTAATGTGGTCCGCTAGAGTctagagcacaggtgtcaaactccagccctcaagggccactgtcctacagtttttagatgtgccacaagtacaaaacactggaatgaaatggcttaattacctcctccttgtgtagatcagttctccagagccttgctaatgacctaattattctattcaggtgtggtgcagcagaggcacatctaaacgttgcaggacactggcccttgaggactggagtttgacacccctggtctagagggtcacataaaatgttatgaTGGGCCGGATTTGGTCCCCAGTccttgagtttgacatgtgTGATCTAATACATAAAATTCCAGTAAAaagcattaaagtttgtggttttgtgtgtgtaagaCGTGTGACTTGAAAAGCTGTCTGTTTATTATGAAAAGTGCTCTATTAACAGGTCGGCTGTCTGATTTGATAGATATTTAATCGAGAACCGTAATGTCTGGCAATTAACTTTTTCAACAGCTGTGAGGCTAAACGTTTTTCTCTGCCAAATGAGccattttcccttttgttttagCATACTAACATCAATCATCTCCCCTCCTGTTAAACTTTCATATTGAGTTATTGAATATAACTCCACAAAGCCAATGGCTGGGCTGGGTTACAAATTACCTCTTTAAGATTTTCTTTGCAGGCTGCATATCTAAACATAAACTCTGTAAACAAggattaaaaatctaattaaaatatgtttgggGTAAAACTTAATGTGAATTGGGATTTCTTTTATCTGATGTGCATTTAGACAATCTAATATCAAATGTGAAGAAAACCAAAGAAAGGGGGAAAATCATTATCTAGAAGCCAAATAAACTGACTTAAGATAAAGATGctaaacagaaagaagaaaaaaattaactgttttCTTCAAACTCTAAAATatctacaattaaattaaaataaataatgtcaaAACTCCAGATATGGCAATTAATATCACACTACCCCCAAAATCCTGAACAGGGTCTGTATCTGTCTTCATGGCATAAGGTACTGATTACTGCTTATAGTTTCTACTCATTCAGTCTGTGTGCTGATGTTTAATGCTAACTCTGACTATGTGATGTCATTTGTTTTAACCATGTCTGTATGTAGAAACCATATTAAAgctcatttttacaaaaacctgCCTTTTGTACATTGAGGCATCAACTTCTTAAAGGCACTGTAAGTACAAGACAAAGGGGATTCTATTTTACCTGTTTCAATATACTGAATGTGTTTTAACTAACCACGTTATTTTATGTTGgcaagatttattttgtttattatcaCTGTGAATCCACTTAATCATCTTTCAATTAACAATGTCTGATTTCATTGTGATTTCACTCTCTACTTTAAAGGGGGCCTTAAGGTCAAAGTGTCAGGTGGTAATTTTGTTCTATTAAAGCTTATTTAGAAGATTACAGTCATAATTTTACCTAATGCTGTGGCTGAgtcattatttagtttttaatttgcttCTCCCTCTGCACTAATGCTTTGAACAGCAGACAAGCCTACCATAAATTACGTTTtaagtgacatttttattatacattgaaatggaaaaaagtgtAATGGCTGCCTTTTCTTTTGGAAGTCATCCTATGTATTTCAGCCTGGGGTGTCTGGTATCTTTGGAAACTAAGATCATTCATGTTCAACTCAGAAGAACAATCAGAGTGTTGtttccaataaaacaaaatttccacTAACAGACAAGCCAAGGGAGTGGAAATCAAATTGCTTTACATTAACATAACAACATAATTGAGAAATATAAGAATAGAAGCAACACCCAGTTACTAAAACATATCAAACATATTTACGTCCCTCCAAACTATAAATTTGAGCAGTCTTATAAAATTTTTAGCAGATAACGACACAAAACTTTCAAGCAGAATCATTGAATGACATGCTAAAGAGCTCCCCCTAGtgatttgtataaatatttaattgctgCTCAAGTCCACAGCAGCAGTTGAACTTGCTAAAGACATCGATATGTGAACATTGCGATTGCAAACTAACCATACTTAGATTACTCTGGTATGGTTctgcattatttaaaaacatctcaaattgCCTTATGTGTGCTTTATGTACAGGTTAATCTCAGCCAAgtagaatatttatttaatttattttagtaattcaattGGAAAAACATGCAGATAATGCATCCTAGATGCATTATGATTTTCTGGTTTATGTCTTATAGTTTATGAAAACCCAACATTCAGTTTCTCCAGATATTTCAACCTCATTCAAGACAATTTAAAACAGAttgtaaatacaataaattcagccaagtatatatatatttagtacTTGGTCAAGACGGATGGATTACTGGATTAATATGGTGAGGCAAGGAAGCAATCAGTCTTTTGCTCTGCTGAGGTCTTGGGAAGCCCAGTTTCCATTAATAGTAATCTTATTACTAATCTAGTAATAGTAATCTAGAGACAAAGTCAAGTGACTTTGTCTCTAGacttttactttcatttactttcatctgaaagAACGTCTGTGGCACACTGATGTAACCCACGCAATGACCATGCCCTTGTTCTCTCTTTGTCTGCCCATGTGGAAAGCCTACCTGACAGTTACACAGACGATGCCCAATTTGCCACTGCTGTTCTGCCCCGGTTCTCTACTACTGATCTTACTGCCAAACAGCGAGCTGATCCCATCATCCAACATGTGATTGCTCAGCTTGAGAGAGGGGAATCTCCACCGCCATTGCTGAGGGATGAACTTCCAGATCTGCTACTCCTGCTGAGAGAAATGAATAAACTGGAGCTCCGTAACAACCTTCTTCTCAGGAGACGGCAAGTGGGAAACAGTGTTACCCAGTGTTGTAGTACTCGAAAACGGTCTTGGTCTCGAGACCGGTCTTAAGACCATTTTTTGATAGTCTCGGTCTTGTCTCGGACTCGACCACATTTGGTCtcggtcttgtctcggtctcggACATTGAGGACTcggtattttatttcaagaccggTCAAGACCACAACTGTGAAAATAACGCTAAATCATCAGTATCAATTTCTTTAAGATCCTTCTTTTTATTGGATGCACTCCTGAttcaaatccaagcaataacccGTCTCATTGGTAaatgcatgttgttgtttttttaactgctgtCGCCCCACCCCCTTTCACCTTGAGCGCGGACTGCAGCACTTCGATTGAAAGTTACAAGTGGTTGTCTGAGAAGGGGATAAGATGTCGGCCAAATCATCGGTTATAAAATTTGGCTATTTAAATCACaaacaatacatttgtaaagcaACATTGAGAAAAAAGCATACAGCGCAATGTAAGTTCTGCAGTGCTTCACTATCAGAGACGGTGGGGACTACGTCCAACTTTTATCGACGACACCTTGaaagaaagcacaaagaaaGGTAAGCTGTGTGTAAAAGTGATATTAGGAAAGCTAGCAAGTTAACGTAAGCAATTTCCTCGGTATCAAAATTATTCTACCCGGCCATCACACAGTTCTTATTTCAATATTAGCTACACATATTAAGTTAGCTAAAGTTATATATGTATGCTTTATCTTTTAGTGTGAATGTTCTCCTTTCTTATCCGCTATTTGCCACCTAGCTTGATGCACAAGTTGTCACCTAgtagtgtttgtgaaaacatgtcggacattactgatttaatttaaagaagtgTTGATTCGTGTTGTGCATGGACAACGCTGTTTCAATTACAGCTTTCCTGAACATGTCTCCGTATTTCTGTCGGCTTCATGAGTGGATTGCAGCACATAGGTGGaagcagagcaaaaataaaagtctgaatagATAATCGTAATATATTTTGGTTCTTGTTCAATACTTCTCATGAAGGAGAAGACTGATGTGGAAGTCTCTACCTATGTTTAATAACCATAATAAGGTGACGtacgtaaccatgacagaacaatggttcgtaatggttctgtcaataagtcaccatgacagaacaatggttcgtaatggttctgtcaataagtcaccatgacagaacgtaatggttcgtaatggttctgtcaataagtcaccatgacagaacgtaatggttcgtaatggttctgtcaataagtaaccatgacagaacgtaatggttcgtaatggttacGTTCTGTaacgtaaccatgacagaacgtaatggttctgtcaataagtaaccatgacagaacctaatggttcgtaatggttacGTTCTGTaacgtaaccatgacagaacgtaatggttctgtcagcATGTGCTGGCTTGTGCTGGTGGGTAACCCCAATGTCTCCAAAGCCatcatatataatttattaatgtgcCAAACCTGATATGCTTAACCTTAAATAAGTTGTATTTTCTTGCATTGGTCCTACAATTAACATTATTAAGGGAAGTAAGCAAATGCAGTTAACCTTGAGAGACTGAGTCGACTGGACATATAATAACATCCTGTTCCtaagttagattttttctttctcatgaaaaacaattatgagACAGTGAATGAATTCATTCACTGTCTCATAATTATGAACTAAGGTCAATGTAAGTTACATTGACCTTAGGAGCTGGATATAGCTCCTGACATTGAAGATAAGACGTGGAGGTGATGCTCTGTTGTTTGGCTGTGGGAACTAGTCTATAGATATAAGCAGAGAGTGAAGAGACTAATATGCCTCACcttatgaaaaattaataaattagttgctTTGTATGGATATAGGCAAATTACTTTTAGAAACCACATTGTTATGTTGCCATTTACAATTTCAGGtcaataagtaactttttaccaGTTCACTCTCTATGGTTCATATCATATCAGTCATTTAACTTACTTGTTTATCCATTTCAAAAATGTGATGGCCAAAATACCattgatttgcattttgtttatctaCATGCGTTTCTAGTAACATTACATTACACATATTTGACATGTATTTGTAAAGTTCCTACttatttttaaggttgtttTCTTATGTAATTGATGTTCATATGATCAGATAAACTGATTTCTATGTCCTATTTATTAGGTTCCTGGAATACAAGGCAGGGCAACAGAGTGATGTCACACAGCCAACAATATcgttatttacacagaaagtgCAGCTCTACAGCCCACAATCGCCAAGGCAGCAAGCCATCAGTGAAGCCATTGTTCAAGATTTGATCATTGGATGTTGTCTGCCCCTCTCCCTCGTGGAAAATGGACACTTTAAACACTTTCTTGAAGTCCTGGACAGTAAATACACACCAATCTctagaaaaacagtttctgagAGACGAATTCCAGAATTGGTCAGAAAAGTCAAGGAAACTGTCTTGGAGAAACTGAAGACCCAGTCGTCTGTGTCATTAACAACTGACCTTTGGTCTGATCGCAGGCTACGCTCCTTTCTTGGGGTGACTGCCCATGTGTGCTACAAATCTAAAGATTGCTATGCACTTGAATCCTACCTGCTGGACTGTAGGCGTTTTACAGGGAGGCATACTGGAGAGCACATTGCGTCTGCCTTTGAGGAGATCACTGAGGAATATGGTATTCGTGACAAAATTAGCTATATCATAACAGACAATGCACCCAATATGAAATGTGCTTTCAAAGTACACATGCCCCAGCAGCAATCTGATGACAGTGAGAGTGAAGAGGATAATTTAGATGACGAGCACTTGTGGGAGGACATTAATTCAGAGGAAGACATTGACTTACCATGGTCATCTGGTGAACGTCTTTCCTGCTTTGCACACTCTCTCCAGTTAGTTGTGCATGATGGTATGAAGGAGGTCAAGACCATTTCTCGCACCATAGCAAAAACGTCAAAGTTCGCAACCCTTTTACATAGCAGCTCACAATTTAAAGATAAGTTTGAGGCTGCATTTGGCACCAATAAAAGTGTTCCAGCTGCAAATACAACTCGTTGGAACAGTACATTTAAACAAGTACAGGCCCTTACAACTCTAGAACACAAATCACTCAGTGAAATGTGCAACAAAGACTATGAGGATGTCGTGTTCAGTGCGCGGGAGTGGAACCAGCTAAAGGAGCTATGTATAGTTCTTTCTCCATTTGCTGAAGCAACAGAGCTGACCCAAGGGGAAAGATCAGTGACTATTAGTATGGTGGTTCCAACTGTACTGGACTTGAACACACACCTCCTCAAGATGGAGGAGACCCGAATGCAGTGCCGGCCGTTGGTCAGAGCCCTCCAGCAGTCTCTGGTGAAAAGATTTTCTGgaatctttacaaaaacaaacatggccaaAGACAGTGGAAGAGAGGAACCTTTTAACCATGATGTGTACTTCTTTGCTGCCATGCTGGATCCACAGTTTGGCTTAAGCTGGGTGGATTTAGATGTTACCAACGGAGGTAATGCAGCATCGGTGAAGAAGTTCAGAGATGAACTTAAGAAGACACTGACAGGTTGgtatgcatttttctttgctgaaaaaaaagtcttatttgcaaaattataaatcttaaaatgtcttaaattcgtAGCACATAAAGCCTTAAATCATAAAGTGGAATTTATAGTCTTCTTTTcatcagtttacttttgtcataaacattattttgtacaCTCAAAGTTCTTGAAAACTAACACAgtcattgtgtttgtgtttttcagacacaTTGATCTTTGGGGTGGAGAACATGGAGAGTACAGATGACAAGTGCTCAGAAGCCATGAATGTGGATCCAACCAGTCATTCGCCACCAGCCAAATGCCCTCGACTTCTGTCACGCTACAAGGCACATAAGAAGCACAGCTCCTCTGTCCAGAATTCAAGTATTGCAACACAATTAAACAGATACTTTAATGATATAAGAGACTGTGACAGTGACAATGCTCTTGCCTTCTGGGGAGAAAACCAGTCCAAATATCCTCAACTGCACAATTTGGCTTTGAAAGTGCTATCCGTCCCTGCCTCCTCTGCACCAGTGGAAAGGGTTTTTAGTCGAGGAGGCATTGTAATGAGACCCCATCGTGCACGTTTAGGTGCAAAAATGCTGCAGTCTCTAATCTTTCTGAAGTGCAATGAAACCTtactttaaactaattttatgtaTCACCTACTTTATTTCAACCACTGTTCAACTACATGGTTATCCTTGTTCTCGAGTTTTGCCATTGACGTTTTCTAAAGCTTTGGCGTATTATGAAACTGCTTCCagttgtataattttatttttgaaacgcATGCAGTTGGGCctctaaatgtcagatttctttattatgtATGTTATGTATAAGTTGCTACATCCATTCAACAGCAGAGTTAAagatgcagtatgtaactttgttaaaacaaaaaaatatctttgtaaaagttatatagttttttttatatatttatgtcactatgttgtgtcagtatgttatgagaccgacaagctgtgaaaatattgagctcctctgccttttctccatgttcccagtgctaactggagaaatacactgcttggtcaaaaacaaaccatctgaTCCAGCAAAAGGGTCTTAGAACTGATAAAagtcagtcatgtttttgtgcaCGTATTTCAATGGggtttgtatttctgcagatggcaggagtcgctcagggaggaagtgaaggagatcaatctttttttcaacaaattatctgtctcataacatattGT includes:
- the LOC114146094 gene encoding uncharacterized protein LOC114146094 is translated as MKCAFKVHMPQQQSDDSESEEDNLDDEHLWEDINSEEDIDLPWSSGERLSCFAHSLQLVVHDGMKEVKTISRTIAKTSKFATLLHSSSQFKDKFEAAFGTNKSVPAANTTRWNSTFKQVQALTTLEHKSLSEMCNKDYEDVVFSAREWNQLKELCIVLSPFAEATELTQGERSVTISMVVPTVLDLNTHLLKMEETRMQCRPLVRALQQSLVKRFSGIFTKTNMAKDSGREEPFNHDVYFFAAMLDPQFGLSWVDLDVTNGGNAASVKKFRDELKKTLTDTLIFGVENMESTDDKCSEAMNVDPTSHSPPAKCPRLLSRYKAHKKHSSSVQNSSIATQLNRYFNDIRDCDSDNALAFWGENQSKYPQLHNLALKVLSVPASSAPVERVFSRGGIVMRPHRARLGAKMLQSLIFLKCNETLL